A single region of the Geobacillus subterraneus genome encodes:
- the xseA gene encoding exodeoxyribonuclease VII large subunit: MEVKYVTVGALTKYIKRKFDVDPHLRDLWIKGEISNFKQHSRGHMYFTLKDSQARIQAVMFAGYNQHLPFRPEDGMNVLVRGEISVYEPNGNYQLYVKEMQPEGVGRLYLAYEQLKQRLEAEGLFSPAYKKPLPAFPRCVGVVTSPTGAAVRDIMTTIRRRYPLAKVILFPALVQGEGAAPSIVRAIERANAFTEVDVLIVGRGGGSIEELWAFNEEIVARAIFASRVPVISAVGHETDFTIADFVADLRAPTPTAAAELAVPHIGELAERLAERKWRLIRAMKERLAASQERLARLQASYAFRYPKRLYEQKEQQLDALLERLARQRERLVDQKRQRLRELHLRLWRHHPETKLERMKERQKAAAGALEKAMRTALERHAFRFRSHIARLEALSPLRIMERGYSLVYNERQELVKQVGQLQVGERLSIRVQDGQVDCQVTGVEEKPT, translated from the coding sequence GTGGAAGTAAAATATGTGACCGTCGGGGCGCTGACCAAATACATTAAGCGCAAATTTGACGTCGACCCACATTTGCGCGATTTATGGATAAAGGGCGAGATTTCAAACTTCAAGCAGCATTCGCGCGGCCATATGTATTTTACGTTAAAAGACAGCCAGGCGCGCATTCAAGCTGTCATGTTCGCCGGCTACAACCAGCATTTGCCGTTCCGCCCCGAAGACGGGATGAATGTGCTCGTACGCGGGGAAATTTCCGTCTATGAACCGAACGGCAACTATCAACTGTATGTGAAAGAAATGCAGCCGGAAGGCGTCGGCCGCCTATATTTGGCGTACGAACAGCTGAAGCAGCGGCTTGAAGCGGAAGGGCTGTTTTCGCCGGCTTACAAAAAGCCGCTGCCGGCGTTTCCGCGCTGCGTCGGCGTCGTCACGTCGCCGACCGGGGCGGCGGTGCGCGATATTATGACGACGATTCGCCGCCGCTACCCGCTCGCCAAAGTCATTTTATTCCCGGCGCTCGTGCAAGGGGAAGGGGCAGCGCCGTCGATCGTGCGCGCCATTGAGCGGGCGAACGCTTTTACGGAAGTTGATGTGCTCATTGTCGGCCGCGGCGGCGGTTCGATTGAAGAATTGTGGGCGTTTAACGAGGAAATTGTTGCCCGTGCGATTTTTGCCTCCCGCGTGCCGGTCATTTCCGCCGTCGGCCATGAGACCGATTTTACGATCGCCGATTTTGTCGCGGATTTGCGGGCGCCGACGCCGACCGCGGCGGCCGAGCTGGCGGTGCCCCACATCGGGGAGCTGGCTGAGCGGCTTGCCGAGCGGAAATGGCGGCTCATCCGCGCCATGAAGGAGCGGCTTGCCGCCAGCCAAGAGCGGCTCGCCCGGCTGCAGGCGTCGTACGCATTCCGCTATCCGAAGCGGCTGTATGAACAAAAAGAACAGCAGCTCGACGCGCTGCTTGAGCGGCTCGCCCGCCAGCGCGAACGGCTGGTGGATCAAAAGCGCCAGCGGCTGCGCGAGCTGCATCTGAGACTATGGCGCCATCACCCGGAGACGAAGCTCGAGCGGATGAAAGAGCGGCAAAAAGCGGCTGCCGGCGCGCTTGAAAAAGCGATGCGCACCGCCTTAGAGCGCCATGCGTTCCGCTTTCGTTCCCATATCGCGCGGCTTGAGGCGCTCAGTCCGCTCCGTATCATGGAGCGCGGCTACAGCTTGGTGTACAATGAGCGGCAAGAGCTTGTGAAACAAGTCGGCCAGCTCCAGGTTGGCGAGCGCCTGTCCATCCGGGTTCAAGACGGACAAGTCGATTGTCAAGTGACGGGAGTGGAGGAAAAACCGACATGA
- a CDS encoding exodeoxyribonuclease VII small subunit yields the protein MSEEKEMTFEEAMKQLEAIVEKLEEGNVPLEEAIAFFQEGMKLSKLCHDKLQHVEKQLEYMLREDGELVPFSPEEA from the coding sequence ATGAGTGAAGAAAAAGAAATGACGTTTGAAGAGGCAATGAAACAGTTGGAAGCGATCGTTGAAAAGCTGGAAGAAGGAAACGTACCGCTTGAAGAGGCAATCGCCTTTTTCCAAGAAGGGATGAAACTGTCGAAGCTTTGCCATGATAAACTGCAGCATGTGGAAAAACAGCTCGAGTATATGTTGCGCGAAGACGGCGAACTTGTCCCTTTTTCGCCAGAGGAGGCATGA
- a CDS encoding polyprenyl synthetase family protein: MEQLEMERFLNEQKRAVEAALSHYVAQLDGPETLKKAMAYSLEAGGKRIRPLLLLATIQSLGQPPALGLPVACAIEMIHTYSLIHDDLPSMDNDDLRRGKPTNHKVFGEAIAILAGDGLLTYAFQLIAEIDDERVPLVVRLQLIAELAKAAGPEGMVAGQVADMEGEGKPLALPELEYIHRHKTGKMLQYSVRAGALLGGADARQRRELDEFAAHLGLAFQIRDDILDVEGTEEKIGKRVGSDREHHKATYPALLSLAGAKEKLSFHIDAAKRHLQQAGVDDAVLAYICELVAARDH; encoded by the coding sequence GTGGAGCAGCTTGAGATGGAACGGTTTTTAAACGAGCAAAAACGGGCTGTCGAGGCGGCGTTGTCCCACTACGTGGCGCAGCTTGACGGCCCGGAGACGCTGAAAAAAGCGATGGCCTATTCGCTTGAAGCCGGCGGCAAGCGCATCCGCCCGCTGCTGTTGCTGGCAACGATTCAGTCGCTCGGCCAACCTCCGGCGCTTGGCCTGCCGGTGGCTTGCGCTATTGAAATGATCCATACGTATTCGCTTATCCATGATGATTTGCCGAGCATGGACAATGATGATTTACGGCGCGGCAAGCCGACAAACCATAAAGTGTTCGGCGAGGCGATCGCCATTTTAGCCGGGGATGGGCTGTTGACGTACGCGTTTCAATTGATCGCCGAGATCGATGATGAACGCGTGCCCCTTGTCGTTCGGCTGCAGTTGATTGCAGAGCTGGCGAAAGCGGCCGGCCCAGAAGGCATGGTAGCCGGACAAGTGGCCGATATGGAAGGGGAAGGAAAACCATTGGCGCTCCCCGAACTGGAATACATCCACCGTCACAAAACCGGGAAAATGCTGCAATATAGCGTGCGTGCCGGCGCGCTGCTTGGCGGCGCCGACGCCCGGCAAAGGCGCGAGCTCGACGAATTTGCCGCCCATTTAGGACTCGCCTTTCAAATTCGTGATGATATTCTCGATGTGGAAGGGACGGAAGAAAAAATCGGCAAGCGGGTCGGCAGCGACCGCGAACATCACAAGGCTACTTACCCGGCGCTGTTGTCGCTTGCCGGCGCAAAAGAAAAACTGTCGTTCCATATCGATGCGGCGAAGCGCCATTTGCAGCAAGCCGGCGTTGACGACGCTGTGCTCGCCTATATTTGCGAACTTGTCGCTGCCCGCGACCATTAA
- the dxs gene encoding 1-deoxy-D-xylulose-5-phosphate synthase has protein sequence MDLTKIEHPRVVKTMSIPQLKQLSADIRRFLIEKLSKTGGHIGPNLGVVELTIALHREFDSPKDKLIWDVGHQSYVHKILTGRAAEFDTLRQYKGLSGFPKRSESEHDVWETGHSSTSLSAAMGMAIARDLKGTDEYIVPIIGDGALTGGMALEALNHIGHEKTDMIVILNDNEMSIAPNVGALHNILGRLRTAGKYQWVKDELELLLKRIPAVGGKLAATAERLKDSLKYLLVSGVFFEELGFTYLGPVDGHDFDDLFENLRYAKKMKGPVLVHVITKKGKGYSPAENDKVGTWHGTGPYKIETGTFVKTKEAGPSWSALVSETVRRLARTDPRIVAITPAMPVGSKLEGFASEFPDRMFDVGIAEQHATTLAAGLATQGMKPFLAIYSTFLQRAYDQVVHDVCRQNLNVFFAIDRAGLVGADGETHQGVFDIAFLRHVPNLVLMMPKDENEGQHMVYTAIRYDGGPIAMRFPRGNGLGVPLDEELKEISIGTWEVLRDGSDAVILTFGTTISMALEAAEQLARDGVSVKVVNARFLKPMDEAMLHELLASRLPILTIEEAVLQGGFGSAVLEFAHDHGYHQAVIERMGIPDRFIEHGSVSELLREIGLTAAHVADRIKTIMPRKQKRA, from the coding sequence TTGGACTTAACGAAAATTGAACATCCGCGCGTGGTAAAAACGATGTCGATTCCCCAGTTGAAACAGTTAAGCGCCGACATTCGGCGATTTTTAATTGAGAAGCTGTCGAAAACGGGCGGACATATCGGCCCGAATTTAGGGGTCGTCGAACTGACGATCGCCCTCCATCGGGAGTTTGATAGCCCGAAAGACAAGCTCATTTGGGACGTCGGACATCAGTCGTACGTGCATAAAATTTTGACCGGGCGCGCCGCCGAGTTTGATACGCTTCGCCAATATAAAGGGCTGTCCGGGTTTCCGAAGCGGAGCGAAAGCGAGCATGACGTCTGGGAAACGGGCCATAGCTCGACATCGCTGTCGGCAGCGATGGGGATGGCGATCGCCCGCGATTTGAAAGGGACGGACGAGTACATTGTGCCGATCATCGGCGATGGGGCGTTAACTGGCGGGATGGCGCTTGAGGCGCTCAACCATATCGGCCATGAAAAAACGGATATGATCGTGATCTTAAACGATAATGAAATGTCGATCGCTCCGAACGTGGGGGCGTTGCACAACATTCTCGGCCGTCTGCGCACCGCCGGCAAATACCAATGGGTGAAAGACGAGCTCGAGCTGCTGCTCAAACGCATTCCGGCGGTCGGCGGCAAGCTGGCGGCAACGGCTGAGCGGCTGAAGGACAGCTTAAAGTATTTGCTCGTTTCCGGGGTGTTTTTTGAAGAGCTCGGGTTTACGTATTTAGGCCCGGTTGACGGCCATGATTTTGATGATTTATTCGAAAACTTGCGCTACGCGAAGAAGATGAAAGGCCCGGTTCTTGTGCACGTGATTACGAAAAAAGGAAAAGGCTACAGCCCGGCGGAGAACGACAAAGTCGGCACGTGGCACGGCACAGGGCCATACAAAATCGAAACCGGAACCTTTGTCAAAACGAAAGAAGCAGGACCGTCATGGAGCGCGTTAGTCAGTGAAACCGTTCGCCGGCTCGCCCGCACCGACCCGCGCATTGTCGCCATTACACCGGCGATGCCCGTCGGCTCGAAGCTGGAAGGGTTTGCAAGCGAATTTCCGGATCGGATGTTTGATGTCGGCATCGCCGAACAGCATGCGACGACGCTCGCGGCCGGGCTGGCAACGCAAGGAATGAAACCGTTTTTGGCCATTTACTCGACGTTTTTGCAGCGCGCCTATGACCAAGTCGTCCATGACGTATGCCGGCAAAACTTAAACGTCTTTTTCGCCATCGACCGCGCCGGACTTGTCGGTGCTGACGGCGAAACGCATCAAGGGGTGTTTGACATCGCCTTTTTGCGTCATGTGCCGAACCTTGTTTTGATGATGCCGAAGGACGAAAACGAAGGCCAGCATATGGTATACACGGCCATCCGCTATGACGGCGGGCCGATCGCCATGCGTTTCCCGCGCGGCAACGGGCTTGGCGTTCCGCTTGACGAGGAGCTAAAAGAAATTTCGATCGGCACATGGGAAGTGCTGCGCGACGGCAGCGATGCAGTGATTTTGACGTTTGGGACGACGATTTCGATGGCGCTTGAGGCGGCTGAACAGCTGGCGAGAGACGGCGTGTCGGTGAAAGTCGTCAACGCCCGTTTTCTGAAGCCGATGGATGAAGCGATGCTTCACGAACTGCTCGCGAGCCGTCTTCCGATCTTAACAATCGAAGAGGCGGTATTGCAAGGCGGTTTCGGCAGCGCCGTGCTTGAATTTGCCCATGACCATGGCTACCACCAGGCGGTCATTGAACGGATGGGCATTCCGGACCGCTTTATCGAGCACGGAAGCGTCAGCGAGCTGCTGCGCGAAATCGGGCTGACGGCCGCCCATGTCGCTGACCGCATTAAAACGATCATGCCAAGAAAACAGAAAAGGGCTTGA
- a CDS encoding TlyA family RNA methyltransferase encodes MKGKKERLDVLLVERGLAETREKAKRAIMAGLVYSNDVRLEKPGEKVPADIPLQVKGNPLPYVSRGGLKLEKALREFHISVKDKIVLDIGASTGGFTDCALQHGARLSYAVDVGYNQLAWKLRQDERVVVMERTNFRYVTPDLFAKGLPEVAVIDVSFISLRLILPVVKTVIVPGGDVIALVKPQFEAGKENVGKKGIVRDPDVHREVLESIIQFACAEGFDVLHLSYSPITGGDGNIEFLLHAVYPGGDREGENRLSAPIARIVNEAHDRLRNGEREPDAE; translated from the coding sequence ATGAAAGGAAAGAAAGAACGGCTCGATGTGCTGCTTGTCGAACGCGGGTTGGCGGAAACGCGGGAGAAGGCGAAGCGGGCAATCATGGCCGGACTCGTCTATTCCAACGATGTCCGGCTCGAGAAGCCCGGGGAAAAAGTGCCGGCTGATATCCCGCTTCAAGTGAAAGGCAACCCGCTTCCATATGTCAGCCGCGGCGGTTTGAAACTGGAAAAAGCGCTGCGCGAGTTTCACATTAGCGTCAAAGATAAAATTGTGCTTGATATCGGCGCGTCGACTGGCGGATTTACGGACTGCGCGCTGCAGCACGGGGCGAGGCTGTCGTACGCCGTTGACGTCGGCTACAACCAGCTCGCTTGGAAGCTGCGCCAAGACGAGCGTGTTGTGGTGATGGAGCGGACAAACTTCCGTTACGTGACGCCGGATTTGTTCGCGAAGGGGCTGCCGGAAGTGGCGGTCATTGACGTGTCGTTCATTTCGCTTCGGCTCATTTTGCCTGTCGTCAAGACGGTGATCGTGCCGGGCGGCGATGTGATTGCCCTTGTCAAGCCACAGTTTGAAGCCGGCAAGGAAAACGTCGGCAAAAAAGGGATCGTCCGCGATCCGGACGTCCACCGGGAAGTGCTTGAGTCGATCATTCAATTCGCCTGCGCCGAAGGGTTCGATGTCCTCCATTTATCTTATTCGCCGATCACCGGCGGCGACGGCAACATTGAGTTTTTGCTTCATGCCGTCTATCCCGGGGGAGATCGGGAAGGCGAAAACCGTCTTTCAGCGCCGATCGCGCGCATCGTGAACGAGGCGCACGATCGCTTGCGGAATGGGGAACGGGAACCAGATGCTGAATAA
- the ahrC gene encoding transcriptional regulator AhrC/ArgR: MNKGQRHIKIREIIMNNDIETQDELVDRLKEAGFNVTQATVSRDIKEMQLVKVPMANGRYKYSLPSDQRFNPLQKLKRALVDVFIKLDGTGNLLVLRTLPGNAHAIGVLLDNLDWNEIVGTICGDDTCLIICRTPKDAKKVSNQLLSML, translated from the coding sequence TTGAACAAAGGACAAAGGCATATTAAAATTCGCGAAATCATTATGAACAACGACATCGAAACGCAAGACGAGCTCGTCGACCGGCTGAAAGAAGCCGGCTTTAACGTTACCCAAGCGACCGTCTCACGCGACATTAAAGAGATGCAGCTCGTCAAAGTGCCGATGGCCAACGGCCGCTACAAATACAGCCTTCCGTCCGACCAGCGCTTCAATCCGCTGCAGAAGCTGAAGCGGGCGCTTGTCGACGTGTTCATTAAGTTGGACGGAACCGGCAACTTGCTCGTGCTGCGGACGTTGCCGGGCAACGCCCACGCCATCGGTGTTTTGCTCGACAATTTGGATTGGAACGAAATCGTCGGCACGATTTGCGGCGATGATACGTGCCTGATTATTTGCCGAACGCCGAAAGACGCAAAAAAAGTGTCCAACCAGCTGCTGTCCATGCTCTAA
- the recN gene encoding DNA repair protein RecN: protein MLAELSIKNFAIIESLSLSFDKGLTVLTGETGAGKSIIIDAIHLLIGGRGSAEFVRFGAEKAEIEGLFLLDDERHPCCQKCAEVGIDASEGMVVLRRDILANGKSVCRINGKLVTTAVLREIGATLVDIHGQHEHQELMDPSRHLPLLDEFGGAEAAEALARYRAVYEQHEALAKKLKKLSENEQQMAHRLDLLTFQLREIEQAALEPGEDERLMEEKVRIVNFQKIYEAIQKSYGALAGEGRGLDSIREAMSHLDDVAAMDAALKEAHETVANSYYLLEEVMYKLRDQLEELEYDPARLDAIESRLAEIQQLKRKYGATIADILQYAEAIAEEIETIENRETHVHELERQLAAVTGDLLIEAKRVTNVRQTYARELIERIHQELKDLYMEKTQFDIIFAKREGPLDAPLVDGVPVKFHEDGIDVVEFYISTNVGEPLKPLAKVASGGELSRIMLALKTIFSKHQGVTSIIFDEVDTGVSGRVAQAIAEKIYRIASGSQVLCISHLPQVAAMADTHLLIAKETDGTRTKTVVKKLDEEEKVKEIGRMISGVEMTELTKQHAKELLELAAKMKQ from the coding sequence ATGCTCGCCGAGCTGTCGATTAAAAATTTCGCGATTATTGAATCGTTATCGTTGTCCTTTGACAAAGGGCTGACAGTGTTAACCGGCGAAACAGGGGCGGGCAAATCGATCATCATCGACGCGATTCATCTGTTGATCGGCGGGCGCGGTTCCGCCGAATTTGTCCGTTTCGGCGCGGAAAAGGCGGAAATCGAAGGGCTGTTTTTGCTTGACGATGAGCGTCATCCATGTTGCCAAAAATGCGCCGAGGTCGGCATCGATGCGAGCGAAGGGATGGTCGTTTTGCGCCGCGACATTTTGGCTAACGGCAAAAGCGTCTGCCGCATTAACGGCAAGCTGGTGACGACCGCCGTACTGCGCGAAATTGGAGCGACGCTTGTCGATATTCACGGCCAGCATGAACATCAAGAGCTGATGGATCCGTCCCGCCACTTGCCGCTTCTTGATGAATTCGGCGGCGCGGAGGCGGCTGAAGCGCTCGCACGCTACCGCGCTGTGTATGAACAGCATGAAGCGCTGGCGAAAAAGTTGAAAAAGCTGAGTGAAAATGAGCAGCAAATGGCGCATCGGCTCGATCTATTGACATTTCAGTTGCGCGAAATCGAACAGGCGGCACTCGAGCCGGGAGAAGACGAGCGGCTGATGGAAGAAAAAGTACGCATTGTCAATTTTCAAAAGATATATGAAGCCATCCAGAAAAGCTATGGGGCGCTTGCCGGCGAAGGGCGCGGCCTTGACTCGATTCGAGAGGCGATGAGCCACCTCGATGATGTCGCTGCGATGGATGCTGCGCTGAAGGAAGCGCACGAAACAGTCGCCAACAGCTACTACTTGCTTGAAGAAGTGATGTACAAGCTGCGCGACCAGCTCGAGGAACTTGAATACGACCCGGCGCGGCTTGACGCCATCGAAAGCCGCCTCGCCGAAATTCAGCAGTTAAAACGGAAATACGGTGCAACGATCGCTGATATTTTGCAATATGCTGAGGCGATTGCTGAGGAAATCGAGACGATTGAAAACCGCGAGACGCATGTGCATGAACTTGAGCGGCAGCTTGCGGCGGTGACGGGCGATTTGCTGATTGAGGCGAAACGCGTAACCAACGTCCGGCAGACGTACGCTCGGGAGCTGATCGAGCGCATTCACCAAGAGTTGAAAGATTTGTACATGGAGAAAACGCAGTTCGACATCATTTTTGCGAAGCGTGAAGGACCGCTCGATGCCCCGTTAGTCGACGGCGTGCCAGTCAAGTTTCACGAAGATGGCATCGACGTCGTCGAGTTTTACATTTCGACGAACGTCGGTGAGCCGTTGAAGCCGCTCGCGAAAGTGGCTTCGGGCGGTGAATTGTCACGGATCATGCTGGCGTTGAAAACGATTTTTTCCAAACACCAAGGGGTGACGTCGATTATTTTCGACGAGGTGGATACGGGCGTCAGCGGCCGCGTCGCCCAAGCGATCGCCGAAAAAATTTACCGCATTGCCAGCGGTTCACAAGTGCTTTGCATTTCTCATCTGCCGCAAGTGGCCGCTATGGCGGACACCCATTTATTGATCGCCAAAGAAACGGACGGAACGCGGACGAAGACAGTGGTGAAAAAGTTGGATGAGGAAGAGAAGGTGAAAGAAATCGGACGGATGATTTCCGGCGTCGAAATGACGGAGCTGACAAAACAGCACGCC